A genome region from Sphingobium sp. WTD-1 includes the following:
- the dnaQ gene encoding DNA polymerase III subunit epsilon yields MREIIFDTETTGFDPASGDRLVEIGCIELINRVPTGRTFHAYYNPQRDMPSAAEAVHGLSSQFLSDKPLFREGVAELMDFLEDSPLVAHNARFDFGFLNHELKLCARDAVSMDRMIDTVAIARTLHPGAKHSLDALCTRYGIDRSHRVKHGALLDAELLAQLYVELTGGRQIGLGLAQEEVKEIVRVELTETAVVRPVRPARVFTASAEELERHAAFVAKLDKPLWLEEAPPA; encoded by the coding sequence ATGCGCGAGATCATTTTCGACACCGAAACGACGGGATTTGATCCGGCATCCGGCGATCGGCTGGTCGAAATCGGGTGCATAGAGCTTATCAATCGCGTGCCGACCGGCCGCACCTTCCACGCTTATTATAATCCACAGCGCGACATGCCCTCCGCCGCCGAGGCGGTGCATGGCCTGTCGAGCCAGTTCCTGTCGGACAAGCCGCTGTTCCGCGAGGGCGTGGCCGAACTGATGGATTTCCTGGAGGACAGCCCGCTGGTCGCGCATAATGCGCGCTTCGACTTCGGATTCCTCAATCACGAATTGAAGCTGTGCGCGCGCGACGCCGTATCGATGGACCGGATGATCGATACGGTCGCGATCGCCCGCACCCTGCATCCCGGCGCCAAGCACAGCCTGGACGCGCTCTGCACCCGTTACGGCATCGATCGCAGCCATCGCGTCAAGCATGGCGCGCTGCTCGACGCCGAACTGCTGGCGCAGCTCTATGTCGAATTGACCGGCGGCCGTCAGATCGGCCTGGGTCTTGCACAGGAGGAAGTCAAAGAGATCGTCAGGGTGGAACTGACGGAAACCGCCGTTGTTCGCCCTGTTCGTCCCGCGCGCGTCTTCACGGCGAGCGCGGAGGAGCTGGAGAGGCATGCCGCTTTCGTCGCGAAGCTGGACAAGCCGCTCTGGCTTGAGGAGGCACCGCCGGCCTGA
- a CDS encoding PTS sugar transporter subunit IIA has protein sequence MVHFNDIVSPDALATEVTVNGKKMLFQKIAALAAQSYGVDAEAAADALLERERLGSTGFGGGVAIPHAKLPGLDRMCGVVVLLDPPAPFDAVDDAPVDIVFALLSPQDSGAEHLKTLARVSRYLRDEAQVTRLRGAKSAEALHALLAGGEARDAA, from the coding sequence ATGGTGCATTTCAACGATATTGTCTCGCCGGACGCGCTGGCCACCGAGGTGACTGTGAACGGCAAGAAGATGCTGTTCCAGAAGATCGCGGCTCTGGCGGCGCAATCCTATGGCGTGGATGCCGAAGCGGCCGCCGATGCGCTGCTGGAGCGCGAGCGTCTGGGCTCCACCGGCTTCGGTGGCGGCGTTGCCATTCCCCATGCCAAGCTGCCGGGCCTCGACCGCATGTGCGGCGTGGTCGTGCTGCTCGATCCGCCGGCGCCGTTCGACGCGGTCGATGATGCGCCGGTCGATATCGTGTTTGCCCTGCTGTCGCCGCAGGACAGCGGCGCCGAGCATTTGAAGACGCTGGCGCGTGTATCCCGCTATCTGCGCGACGAGGCGCAGGTGACGCGCCTGCGCGGTGCCAAGTCGGCCGAGGCGCTGCATGCGCTGCTGGCCGGTGGTGAGGCGCGTGACGCCGCCTGA
- a CDS encoding pyruvate, water dikinase regulatory protein: MSRIHLHLLSDSTGETLENIAKAAIGLFENVEAIRHFWPMVRSEVHLDRIMEEISAHPGLVLFTLTNHVLRRRLETRCRALGLPHVAALDSVADALSNILGQETRTRPGRKHILDEAYFARIEAIQFTIAHDDGVGHENWEEADIVLAGVSRASKTPTSIYLANRGYKTANIPLVPESPPPRSLYGLKHPMVVGLTISPERLIQIRRNRLLSLNQAPETAYVDSDKVQEELAFARRMFADNGWPVIDMTRRSIEEAAAAIINLFNDRELAEGNEA; this comes from the coding sequence GTGTCACGTATCCATCTTCACCTGCTTTCGGACTCCACCGGCGAGACGCTGGAGAATATCGCCAAGGCGGCGATCGGCCTGTTCGAGAATGTCGAGGCGATCCGCCATTTCTGGCCGATGGTCCGATCCGAAGTGCATCTCGACCGGATCATGGAGGAGATATCCGCCCATCCCGGCCTGGTGCTGTTCACGCTTACCAACCATGTGCTGCGACGGCGGCTGGAAACGCGCTGCCGCGCGCTCGGCCTGCCCCATGTCGCCGCGCTGGACAGCGTGGCCGATGCCCTGTCCAACATATTGGGGCAGGAAACCCGGACCCGGCCGGGCCGCAAGCATATCCTGGACGAAGCCTATTTCGCGCGGATCGAGGCGATCCAGTTCACCATCGCCCATGATGATGGCGTGGGACATGAGAATTGGGAGGAGGCCGATATCGTCCTGGCGGGGGTGTCGCGCGCGTCGAAGACGCCGACCTCCATCTATCTTGCCAATCGCGGCTACAAGACCGCCAATATCCCGCTGGTGCCGGAATCGCCGCCGCCGCGCAGCCTTTATGGCCTGAAGCATCCGATGGTGGTGGGGCTGACCATCAGTCCCGAGCGGTTGATCCAGATACGGCGCAACCGTTTGCTGTCGCTCAACCAGGCGCCAGAGACCGCCTATGTGGATAGCGACAAGGTGCAGGAGGAACTGGCCTTTGCCCGGCGCATGTTCGCCGACAATGGCTGGCCGGTGATCGACATGACCCGCCGGTCGATCGAGGAAGCGGCCGCCGCCATCATCAACCTGTTCAACGACCGCGAACTGGCGGAAGGAAATGAAGCATGA
- a CDS encoding cell wall hydrolase: MSFRLKAAIIAAFTLSAAAAVTASDMSSASEASLSTVSLPETAALTSAPTAGTKPAVVFAAPQEVAQSLDSGSKAGSNFSTDTEPKAETLAALVDAQGAPEDVEGDMKCLAGAVYFESKGETLEGQLAVARVIINRAKSGRFASSLCGVIYQPSQFSFVRGHGMPPINIASDSWREAVAIAQIALDDSWDSQAEGALFFHARRVSPGWGKTKLASIDNHVFYR; the protein is encoded by the coding sequence ATGAGTTTTCGTCTGAAGGCCGCGATCATCGCGGCATTTACGCTGTCGGCCGCTGCGGCTGTTACGGCGTCGGACATGTCGAGCGCCAGCGAGGCCTCCCTGTCCACGGTTTCCCTGCCGGAAACCGCCGCGCTGACTAGCGCACCCACGGCCGGCACCAAGCCAGCCGTCGTTTTCGCTGCGCCGCAAGAAGTCGCGCAGTCGCTGGATTCCGGCTCCAAGGCTGGCAGCAATTTTTCGACCGATACTGAGCCCAAGGCCGAGACCCTGGCAGCCCTGGTTGATGCGCAAGGCGCTCCCGAGGATGTCGAAGGCGACATGAAGTGCCTGGCCGGTGCGGTCTATTTCGAATCCAAGGGTGAAACGCTGGAGGGCCAGCTGGCCGTTGCCCGCGTCATCATCAACCGCGCCAAGTCGGGCCGCTTCGCTAGCAGCCTGTGCGGTGTCATCTATCAGCCGAGCCAGTTCAGCTTCGTGCGTGGTCACGGCATGCCGCCGATCAACATCGCCAGCGATTCCTGGCGCGAGGCGGTTGCGATCGCGCAGATCGCCCTGGACGACAGCTGGGACAGCCAGGCCGAAGGCGCGCTGTTCTTCCATGCCCGCCGCGTGTCGCCGGGCTGGGGCAAGACCAAGCTGGCGTCGATCGACAATCACGTCTTCTATCGCTGA
- a CDS encoding SCO family protein, protein MAGDTMNKALISLALPLLALLTACNMGAGGNASSGESEQGNLVGARIGAPFTLTDQDGKTVHWDDYKGQYRIVYFGYTYCPDVCPVDLQRIMQAFSAFEKAAPARAAKVQPIFISVDPRRDTPAVLKTYVAAFHPRLIGLTGTPEQIAKVAKDFVVLYNAEKPEGASEYLVSHSRTPYLFGPDGKPIALVPVDDPGTPDVDEGAPDIVRAFLEKWVK, encoded by the coding sequence ATGGCAGGCGACACCATGAACAAAGCGCTGATCTCGCTCGCCCTGCCGCTTCTGGCCTTGCTGACGGCATGCAATATGGGGGCTGGCGGCAACGCATCAAGCGGCGAGAGCGAACAGGGCAATCTGGTCGGCGCGCGCATCGGCGCGCCCTTCACCCTGACCGACCAGGACGGCAAGACCGTCCATTGGGACGATTATAAGGGCCAGTATCGGATCGTCTATTTCGGCTACACCTATTGCCCGGATGTCTGCCCGGTCGATCTGCAACGGATCATGCAGGCGTTCAGCGCCTTCGAGAAGGCAGCGCCCGCCCGCGCCGCGAAGGTGCAGCCGATCTTCATCAGCGTCGATCCCAGGCGGGACACGCCGGCGGTGCTGAAAACCTATGTCGCGGCCTTCCACCCGCGCCTCATCGGCCTGACCGGCACGCCCGAGCAGATCGCGAAGGTGGCCAAGGACTTCGTCGTCCTCTACAATGCGGAAAAGCCGGAAGGGGCGAGCGAGTATCTGGTGAGCCACAGCCGCACGCCCTATCTGTTCGGGCCGGACGGCAAGCCGATCGCGCTGGTGCCGGTGGATGATCCGGGCACGCCGGACGTGGACGAGGGCGCACCCGATATCGTCCGCGCCTTTCTCGAAAAATGGGTCAAGTGA
- a CDS encoding CopD family protein → MPYLGAAYLWVKAAHVIFVIFLMAGLFMMPRFFVYHQETVPGSAEDQRWIERETRLLKIILNPSLILTWVFGLMLMVEIGAWHFGWFHLKLLFVLALSGYHGWIASYAKKLARGQRSLADKQLRMLNEVPGIAAAVIVIMVIVRPF, encoded by the coding sequence ATGCCCTATCTCGGCGCTGCCTATCTGTGGGTGAAGGCCGCCCATGTCATCTTCGTGATCTTCCTGATGGCGGGGCTGTTCATGATGCCGCGCTTCTTCGTCTATCATCAGGAAACCGTGCCGGGCTCGGCGGAGGACCAGCGCTGGATCGAGCGTGAGACGCGCCTGCTCAAGATCATCCTCAACCCGTCGCTGATCCTTACCTGGGTCTTCGGCCTGATGCTGATGGTGGAAATCGGCGCCTGGCATTTCGGCTGGTTCCACCTGAAGCTGCTCTTCGTCCTGGCGCTGTCGGGCTATCATGGCTGGATCGCCAGCTATGCGAAGAAGCTCGCACGCGGTCAGCGCAGCCTTGCCGACAAGCAGTTGCGCATGCTGAACGAAGTGCCCGGCATCGCCGCGGCGGTGATCGTCATCATGGTGATCGTCCGCCCCTTCTGA
- a CDS encoding MmcB family DNA repair protein, protein MTIQDAPQDAGRSSPLTDGTALAVARGTLRLFHRHDMNGLLEVPLPNGRRADIMAIDSAGRLTIVEIKCSRADLLGDMKWPDYFDYCDRYFWAVPLGFDTSLFDSEALWPTRTGLIVADQYDAELVRAAPFEPLAAARRKAETLRFARRAARRLSALADPDYATKLGW, encoded by the coding sequence ATGACCATCCAAGACGCCCCTCAAGACGCCGGTCGCTCTTCACCGCTGACCGACGGGACCGCGCTGGCGGTTGCGCGCGGTACGCTGCGCTTGTTCCATCGCCATGACATGAACGGCCTGTTGGAAGTGCCGCTGCCCAATGGCCGACGCGCCGACATCATGGCGATCGACAGCGCCGGGCGCCTGACCATCGTCGAGATAAAGTGCAGCCGGGCGGACCTGCTGGGCGACATGAAATGGCCGGATTATTTCGATTATTGCGACCGCTATTTCTGGGCGGTGCCATTGGGTTTCGACACCAGCCTGTTCGACAGCGAGGCATTGTGGCCGACGCGCACCGGCCTGATCGTCGCCGACCAATATGATGCCGAACTGGTGCGTGCCGCGCCGTTCGAGCCGCTGGCCGCCGCCCGGCGCAAGGCAGAGACGCTGCGTTTCGCCCGCCGCGCCGCCCGCCGCCTGTCGGCGCTGGCCGACCCGGATTATGCGACGAAATTGGGCTGGTAA
- a CDS encoding PaaI family thioesterase: MRCWPVVRRVTPPEAAALASGEAAHFRALEQLYNSAPINDLFLSTLRISEPGRSVIDFEVDERHFHAAGAVHGTVYFKMLDDAAFYAANSLVSDRFLLTTAFNLLFTRPIGPGKLRAEGRWISGKRRVYVAEASILDSDGEEVGRGTGTFMRSQIPLSSLPGYHG; this comes from the coding sequence ATGCGCTGCTGGCCGGTGGTGAGGCGCGTGACGCCGCCTGAGGCCGCCGCGCTCGCCAGTGGCGAGGCGGCGCATTTTCGCGCGCTGGAGCAGCTCTACAACAGCGCGCCGATCAACGACCTGTTTCTGTCGACGCTCCGCATATCGGAACCGGGTCGGTCGGTGATCGATTTCGAGGTCGACGAGCGGCATTTCCATGCCGCCGGCGCGGTGCATGGCACCGTCTATTTCAAGATGCTGGACGATGCGGCCTTCTATGCCGCCAACAGCCTGGTCAGCGACCGTTTCCTGCTGACCACCGCCTTCAACCTGCTGTTCACCCGGCCGATCGGCCCTGGAAAGCTGCGCGCCGAGGGGCGCTGGATCAGCGGCAAGCGCCGCGTCTATGTCGCCGAGGCGAGTATTCTCGATTCGGACGGGGAAGAGGTGGGCCGGGGCACCGGCACCTTCATGCGGTCACAGATTCCGCTGTCATCGCTGCCGGGATATCATGGCTGA
- a CDS encoding ankyrin repeat domain-containing protein, with the protein MKIGMKSGLSTWLFLARPAAITLALMAPVAAQAQFSNNYNFLKAVKDADGDKATELLQKPGSTVINSRDVTTGETALHIVIGRRDTTWLNFMLSKGANANLADNNGTTPLLLAVQNRFEEGVRLLLAHGAQVDKANGSGETPLIRAVQLRDIGLVRLLVAQGANPDKRDTIAGMSARDYAERDSRTPGLVEALDSAKANAAAPKGPVQGPVF; encoded by the coding sequence ATGAAGATTGGGATGAAGAGCGGACTTTCCACCTGGCTGTTTCTGGCGCGGCCTGCCGCCATCACCCTGGCACTGATGGCCCCGGTTGCGGCCCAGGCCCAGTTTTCCAACAATTACAACTTCCTCAAGGCGGTGAAGGACGCCGACGGCGACAAGGCGACCGAACTGCTGCAGAAGCCCGGTTCGACTGTCATCAACAGCCGTGACGTCACCACCGGCGAAACCGCGCTGCACATCGTCATCGGCCGCCGCGACACGACCTGGCTCAACTTCATGCTGTCGAAGGGCGCCAATGCGAACCTTGCCGACAATAATGGCACCACGCCGCTGCTGCTCGCCGTGCAGAACCGGTTCGAGGAAGGCGTGCGCTTGTTGCTCGCCCATGGTGCGCAGGTCGACAAGGCCAATGGCAGCGGCGAAACCCCGCTGATCCGCGCGGTGCAGCTGCGCGACATCGGCCTCGTCCGTCTGCTGGTGGCCCAGGGCGCCAATCCCGACAAGCGCGACACCATCGCTGGCATGTCCGCCCGCGACTATGCCGAACGGGACAGCCGTACGCCCGGCTTGGTCGAGGCGCTCGATTCCGCCAAGGCCAACGCCGCAGCGCCCAAAGGCCCGGTCCAGGGTCCGGTTTTCTGA
- a CDS encoding DUF1491 family protein, protein MAEDSPAARLTSAMLVGALVKRVNAAGGFAMILAKGDEMSGVVLVQVMDKGRESAIFERVSNFRGGHALMRCGPPAEEGPQAFAAYAERRRRSDPDLWLVELDIADAERFAAQTIC, encoded by the coding sequence ATGGCTGAGGATAGTCCGGCCGCGCGGCTGACCAGCGCAATGCTGGTCGGCGCGCTGGTGAAGCGGGTGAATGCCGCCGGCGGCTTTGCCATGATCTTGGCCAAGGGCGACGAGATGAGCGGCGTCGTCCTGGTCCAGGTGATGGACAAGGGGCGGGAATCCGCAATTTTCGAGCGGGTATCGAACTTTCGCGGCGGCCATGCATTGATGCGCTGTGGACCCCCTGCGGAAGAGGGGCCTCAGGCGTTCGCTGCCTATGCCGAACGCCGGCGCAGGTCGGACCCCGACCTGTGGCTGGTGGAGCTTGATATCGCGGATGCGGAACGGTTCGCCGCTCAAACGATCTGCTGA
- the aroE gene encoding shikimate dehydrogenase, giving the protein MTDKLPYAPLPYAEVIGDPIDHSKSPLIHNFWLQALDIEAEYKKTHVTPEGLSAYFLQRRADPDWLGCNVTIPHKIAVMDYTDDPGGVRDRIGAMNTIASETAGPLIGTNTDAGGFLQPLLRDKWKGRHAVLIGAGGAARAILFALTSLGVPEITIMARDPAKGQALLDRAGVKGKVIGMTDALPAADLLVNSTSLGMVGQPVLDLDLSPLPGSATVYDIVYAPLETGLLKAARDRGLKTLDGLEMLIGQAALAFDIFFDAEAPRELDAELRALLLAAD; this is encoded by the coding sequence ATGACCGACAAGCTTCCCTATGCCCCCCTCCCTTATGCAGAGGTGATCGGCGATCCGATCGACCACAGCAAATCGCCCCTTATCCACAATTTCTGGCTGCAGGCGCTGGATATCGAGGCGGAGTATAAGAAGACTCATGTTACGCCCGAGGGGCTGTCCGCCTATTTCCTGCAGCGCCGGGCCGATCCCGACTGGCTGGGCTGCAATGTCACGATTCCTCACAAGATCGCGGTGATGGACTATACCGACGATCCGGGCGGCGTGCGCGACCGGATCGGTGCGATGAACACCATCGCCAGCGAGACCGCAGGGCCGCTGATCGGCACCAACACCGATGCCGGCGGATTCCTGCAGCCGCTGCTGCGCGATAAGTGGAAGGGCCGCCATGCGGTGCTGATCGGCGCGGGCGGCGCGGCGCGGGCGATCCTGTTCGCGCTCACCAGCCTGGGCGTGCCGGAGATCACGATCATGGCGCGCGACCCGGCCAAGGGACAGGCGCTGCTCGACCGGGCCGGGGTGAAGGGCAAGGTGATCGGCATGACCGATGCGCTGCCGGCCGCCGACTTGCTGGTCAACAGCACGTCGCTGGGCATGGTCGGCCAGCCGGTGCTGGATCTGGACCTGTCGCCGTTGCCGGGCAGCGCGACCGTCTATGACATTGTCTATGCGCCGCTGGAGACCGGGCTGCTGAAGGCGGCGCGCGACCGGGGCCTCAAGACTCTCGACGGGCTGGAAATGCTGATCGGCCAGGCGGCGCTGGCGTTCGACATCTTCTTCGATGCGGAGGCGCCGCGCGAGCTGGACGCGGAACTGCGCGCGCTGCTGCTGGCGGCGGACTGA
- the raiA gene encoding ribosome-associated translation inhibitor RaiA: MDIRISGHQVETGEALKQHVSDRLEAIAEKYFSRTISAQVTFRPAPHGAFHCDIVCHVMTGLILKGAGEAQEAHPAFDQASDRIEKQLRRYMRRLKDRSIQAAAAEAQRANGYSVDDIDGAGYTIFAAGVDEEEAADAPLIVAETRVDIPEASVSDAVMMLDLRNTNALLFLNAGTAAYNMVYRRQDGTIGWVEPRG, from the coding sequence ATGGATATTCGTATTTCCGGGCATCAGGTTGAGACGGGCGAGGCGCTCAAGCAGCACGTCAGCGACCGGCTGGAAGCGATAGCCGAGAAATATTTCTCCCGCACGATTTCCGCCCAGGTCACCTTTCGTCCGGCCCCGCATGGTGCCTTCCATTGTGACATTGTCTGCCATGTGATGACCGGCCTGATCCTGAAGGGCGCCGGCGAGGCGCAGGAGGCGCATCCCGCCTTCGACCAGGCATCGGACCGGATCGAGAAGCAGCTGCGCCGCTATATGCGCCGCCTGAAGGATCGCAGCATCCAGGCCGCCGCGGCCGAAGCGCAGCGCGCCAATGGCTATAGTGTGGATGATATTGATGGTGCGGGTTACACCATCTTTGCTGCCGGTGTGGACGAGGAAGAGGCGGCCGATGCCCCCCTGATCGTTGCCGAAACGCGGGTCGATATTCCCGAAGCCAGCGTGTCCGACGCGGTGATGATGCTGGACCTGCGCAACACCAATGCCCTGCTGTTCCTCAACGCCGGGACCGCCGCCTATAACATGGTCTATCGTCGCCAGGACGGCACGATCGGCTGGGTCGAGCCGCGCGGCTGA
- the hemE gene encoding uroporphyrinogen decarboxylase, with the protein MTGPDAHAGAVSAKPLLSVLRGAVPPVPPMWLMRQAGRYLPEYRALRADKGGFLELVYDSAAAAEVTLQPLRRFGFDGAILFSDILIVPYAMGQDLWFEAGEGPRLAPILAETDLSALTPDFSRYEAVYETVRQVKAALDPSVTFLGFAGSPWTIATYMVAGQGSKDQGAARRMAYQQPDRFAALIDAIVDATVIYLSGQIEAGVEAVQLFDSWAGSLAPLQFERWVIEPNAAIVRKLKALHPDIPVIGFPKGAGAKLPAYAIGTGVDAVGVDETVDPHWANQALPAGLPVQGNLDPLALIAGGQAVEQAVDNLRAGFAGRPHIFNLGHGILPDTPIAHVEALIAYVRGTETR; encoded by the coding sequence ATGACGGGTCCCGACGCTCACGCCGGCGCAGTCAGCGCCAAGCCGCTCCTTTCCGTATTGCGCGGCGCGGTGCCGCCCGTCCCGCCGATGTGGCTCATGCGCCAGGCAGGCCGCTATCTGCCGGAATATCGCGCCCTTCGCGCCGACAAGGGCGGCTTCCTCGAACTGGTCTATGACAGCGCCGCCGCGGCAGAGGTCACGCTCCAGCCGCTGCGCCGCTTCGGCTTCGACGGCGCCATCCTCTTTTCCGACATATTGATCGTCCCCTATGCGATGGGACAGGATCTCTGGTTCGAGGCCGGCGAAGGCCCGCGTCTCGCCCCGATCCTGGCGGAGACCGACCTGTCGGCGCTGACACCCGATTTCAGCCGATATGAGGCTGTGTATGAAACGGTGCGGCAGGTGAAGGCCGCGCTGGACCCGTCTGTGACCTTCCTGGGCTTTGCAGGCAGTCCCTGGACGATCGCCACCTATATGGTCGCGGGACAGGGCAGCAAGGACCAGGGCGCCGCGCGTCGCATGGCGTATCAACAGCCCGATCGCTTCGCCGCGCTGATCGACGCGATCGTCGACGCAACCGTCATCTATCTCTCCGGCCAGATCGAAGCCGGCGTGGAAGCGGTGCAATTGTTCGACAGTTGGGCCGGCAGCCTTGCCCCGCTCCAGTTCGAACGCTGGGTGATAGAGCCCAATGCCGCGATCGTGCGCAAATTGAAGGCGCTCCATCCCGACATTCCGGTGATCGGCTTTCCCAAGGGCGCCGGCGCGAAACTGCCGGCCTATGCGATCGGCACCGGCGTCGATGCGGTGGGTGTGGATGAAACGGTCGACCCGCATTGGGCCAACCAGGCGCTGCCGGCCGGGCTTCCGGTGCAGGGCAATCTCGATCCGCTGGCGCTGATTGCCGGCGGTCAGGCGGTGGAACAGGCTGTGGATAACTTGCGCGCCGGCTTTGCCGGCCGGCCCCATATCTTCAACCTGGGCCATGGCATATTGCCCGATACGCCGATCGCCCATGTCGAGGCGCTGATCGCCTATGTCCGCGGAACGGAGACACGCTGA
- a CDS encoding YcgN family cysteine cluster protein gives MDFWDKPLDKLNRAEWEALCDGCGKCCLHKAEDEDTGRIYPTNVACRLLDRHSGQCTNYPDRRRFVPDCVRLTPAKVKQISWLPRTCAYRLREAGLPLPDWHYLVCGDREAVHRAKESVRGWTVAEADAGDWEHHLVDREL, from the coding sequence TTGGACTTCTGGGACAAGCCCCTCGACAAGCTGAACCGCGCCGAATGGGAAGCGCTGTGCGACGGTTGCGGCAAATGCTGCCTGCACAAGGCGGAAGATGAGGATACGGGCCGCATCTATCCGACCAATGTCGCCTGTCGACTGCTCGACCGGCATAGCGGCCAATGCACCAACTATCCCGACCGGCGGCGGTTCGTGCCCGATTGCGTGCGGCTGACCCCGGCCAAGGTGAAGCAGATCAGCTGGCTGCCGCGCACCTGTGCCTATCGGCTGCGCGAGGCGGGGCTGCCGCTGCCCGACTGGCATTATCTGGTCTGCGGCGATCGCGAGGCGGTGCATCGGGCCAAGGAATCCGTGCGCGGCTGGACCGTGGCGGAGGCCGATGCGGGCGATTGGGAACATCATCTTGTCGACCGAGAGCTCTGA
- the coaE gene encoding dephospho-CoA kinase (Dephospho-CoA kinase (CoaE) performs the final step in coenzyme A biosynthesis.), whose protein sequence is MKIYGLTGSIGMGKSAVAAMFRREGVPVFDADAEVHRLQGPGGRLIPAIEARFPGTTGPQGVDRAKLGAAVFGHPTELKALEAIVHPAVGESRRRFLKCHRSRQFVILDVPLLFETGGHRRMAGIIVVSAPAWKQRRRVLARPGMTVAKFRRILHLQLPDAEKRLRADYIINTGTTFAATRAQVRRLVACLGARTGR, encoded by the coding sequence GTGAAGATCTACGGCCTCACCGGCTCGATCGGCATGGGCAAGTCGGCGGTCGCGGCGATGTTTCGCCGCGAGGGCGTGCCGGTGTTCGATGCCGATGCCGAGGTGCATCGGCTGCAGGGGCCGGGCGGCCGGCTGATCCCGGCAATCGAGGCGCGCTTCCCCGGCACCACTGGGCCGCAGGGCGTCGATCGGGCCAAGCTGGGCGCGGCGGTGTTTGGCCATCCCACCGAGCTTAAGGCGCTGGAGGCGATCGTCCATCCCGCCGTGGGTGAGTCGCGTCGGCGATTCCTCAAATGCCATCGGTCGCGCCAATTCGTGATTCTGGACGTGCCCCTGCTGTTCGAGACCGGGGGGCACCGGCGCATGGCCGGGATTATCGTGGTCAGTGCGCCCGCCTGGAAACAGCGGCGGCGGGTGTTGGCCCGGCCGGGCATGACGGTGGCAAAATTTCGCAGAATCCTGCACTTGCAGCTGCCCGATGCTGAAAAGCGGCTAAGGGCAGACTATATCATCAACACGGGTACGACATTTGCCGCGACCCGGGCACAGGTCAGGCGTCTGGTCGCTTGCCTTGGCGCCCGGACAGGCAGATAA
- a CDS encoding nucleoside triphosphate pyrophosphatase, with protein sequence MIVLASQSASRRAMLSAAGVPFEALSPGVDEEAAKEALRADGHDGRALADALAELKALKVSRRVPGALVLGCDQTLTLDDGTMIDKAIDKADAARILRLLSGRVHHLHSAAVIVLNNEPIWRHVERVRMTVRPLSDGFIDSYLEDDWDECQWCVGCYRIEGPGAQLFARVEGSQFGIQGLPLLPLLDFLRIRGVLAS encoded by the coding sequence ATGATCGTCCTAGCCTCGCAGAGCGCCAGCCGGCGCGCCATGCTGAGCGCGGCCGGTGTGCCGTTCGAGGCGCTGTCGCCGGGTGTGGATGAAGAGGCCGCCAAGGAAGCGCTGCGCGCCGATGGCCATGATGGCCGCGCGCTGGCCGATGCGCTGGCGGAGCTGAAGGCGCTCAAGGTGTCGCGCCGCGTGCCGGGCGCGCTGGTGCTGGGCTGTGACCAGACCCTGACTCTCGACGACGGGACGATGATCGACAAGGCGATCGACAAGGCGGATGCCGCGCGCATCCTGCGCCTGCTGTCGGGCCGGGTCCATCATCTCCACAGCGCGGCGGTGATCGTGCTCAACAATGAGCCGATCTGGCGCCATGTCGAGCGGGTGCGGATGACGGTGCGGCCGTTGTCGGACGGATTCATCGATTCCTATCTGGAGGACGACTGGGACGAATGCCAATGGTGCGTCGGCTGCTACCGGATCGAGGGGCCGGGCGCGCAACTGTTCGCCAGGGTGGAAGGCAGCCAGTTCGGTATCCAGGGCCTGCCGCTGCTGCCGCTGCTTGACTTCCTGCGCATAAGGGGCGTTCTGGCGTCATGA